The proteins below come from a single Chryseobacterium bernardetii genomic window:
- a CDS encoding response regulator, with translation MEMPIENREIIFLLADDHSIVRQGMEIVISDIVPNAIVYHTSSLQQAVELVETKGIEIAIIDAHFPEGNSLHILPQMKSANPDIKILVFTGLEEDLYALKFIKAGANGYLSKLSEEEEVREAITQFIEKGEYFSDLTRNLLVQFIYDPNVISPLSSLTKRELQIAELYADGLGNLEIANNLNIKQNTVSTIKKNIFEKLKIENLVELIDLIKTHHKI, from the coding sequence ATGGAAATGCCAATTGAAAACAGGGAAATCATTTTCCTTTTAGCAGATGACCACAGTATTGTAAGACAGGGAATGGAAATTGTTATTAGCGATATTGTTCCCAATGCAATAGTATATCATACCTCGTCTTTACAGCAGGCTGTAGAACTCGTAGAGACCAAAGGAATTGAAATAGCCATTATTGATGCTCACTTCCCAGAAGGAAACAGTTTGCACATTTTACCACAAATGAAAAGTGCAAACCCTGATATTAAGATTCTCGTCTTTACAGGGCTTGAAGAGGATTTGTATGCTCTTAAGTTTATAAAAGCGGGAGCCAACGGATATCTTAGCAAACTAAGTGAAGAAGAAGAAGTTAGAGAAGCTATTACCCAATTTATTGAAAAAGGAGAATATTTTTCTGACCTCACAAGGAATTTATTGGTACAGTTCATTTACGATCCCAATGTAATAAGCCCATTGAGCAGCTTAACCAAGAGAGAACTGCAGATTGCAGAACTCTATGCAGACGGACTTGGAAATCTGGAAATTGCGAATAATTTAAATATAAAGCAAAATACAGTAAGTACAATCAAAAAAAATATCTTTGAAAAGCTGAAAATAGAAAACCTTGTAGAATTAATTGATCTTATCAAAACACATCATAAAATATAG
- a CDS encoding VOC family protein has product MKLTSLRIIANDIRQSVEFYEKTMEVAAQWYTEDFAELGTNSITIAIGSTRTMKMFGNEHPTEFQSPGNIIIEFMVSDVDREYERIKNLTDHIVQEPTTMPWGNRSLLFCDPDGNLINFFTPVSPEAVQKFK; this is encoded by the coding sequence ATGAAATTAACATCACTAAGAATCATTGCAAATGATATCAGGCAGTCTGTTGAGTTTTATGAAAAAACAATGGAAGTCGCGGCTCAATGGTATACTGAAGATTTTGCAGAACTTGGCACCAACTCCATTACTATAGCTATCGGCAGTACCCGTACCATGAAAATGTTCGGTAATGAACATCCTACAGAATTCCAAAGCCCTGGTAATATCATCATCGAATTTATGGTTTCTGATGTAGACCGTGAATATGAGAGAATTAAAAACCTGACAGATCATATCGTACAAGAGCCTACAACAATGCCATGGGGAAACCGTTCTCTTCTGTTCTGTGATCCGGATGGGAACCTGATTAACTTTTTTACTCCGGTAAGTCCGGAAGCTGTTCAAAAGTTTAAATAA
- a CDS encoding Crp/Fnr family transcriptional regulator, translating into MISKFIFNNQYLFDELPEYDKDLLLKAMKTKNYRKNEAIFTDGTKPNGIYYLNAGKIKKYKVDNDGREQIIYIYSSGEFFGYSAILSQESYGDTTSTLENSVISFISKDNFLEILSQSSVFSGLLLKSLSHEFSVMANLIAVLSHRTVRERAALSLLILHSKYKSNDIPGEEVLISLSRVDLANMVGTARETLTRILNDFKQEKLIKSEGRKIQILDFKELMNIANFY; encoded by the coding sequence ATGATCTCAAAATTTATTTTCAATAATCAGTATCTTTTTGATGAACTTCCTGAATATGACAAGGATTTGCTTCTAAAAGCCATGAAAACCAAAAACTACCGTAAAAATGAGGCTATATTTACTGACGGTACAAAGCCCAACGGCATTTACTACCTTAATGCAGGGAAAATAAAAAAATATAAGGTAGATAATGATGGCCGGGAACAGATCATCTATATCTACAGTTCCGGAGAATTTTTCGGATATTCGGCTATTTTGAGCCAGGAATCTTATGGAGATACCACCTCCACACTTGAAAATTCTGTGATCTCTTTTATTTCAAAAGACAATTTTCTTGAAATCCTTAGCCAGTCTTCTGTTTTTTCAGGACTTTTATTGAAATCTTTGAGTCATGAATTTAGTGTAATGGCCAATCTTATTGCTGTTTTATCACACCGCACCGTAAGAGAGCGGGCAGCATTGAGTTTACTGATCCTTCACAGCAAGTATAAATCTAATGACATCCCCGGAGAAGAAGTATTAATTTCTCTATCCCGCGTAGATCTTGCCAATATGGTAGGAACAGCCAGGGAAACCCTGACCCGTATTCTCAATGATTTTAAGCAGGAAAAATTAATTAAATCGGAAGGACGAAAAATACAAATCCTCGACTTTAAGGAGTTAATGAATATTGCTAACTTTTATTAA